ATATCATCGGACTTGGGGGCCGTTCGCTTGGTCCTCTTGCTCTTGCCGCCGGCGACGAGATCGATGCCCtgcaaatgaaagaagaaaatagcTTCAGAAATTGAATGAAATAGGCGTTAATGTTAGCTCCATTACGGTTTTGGAGAGCGACCATACCATTGCTACTGTTGATGTGAAGAAGAGAGGCTAGGGTTTTGGAACGACGGCGTTTTATTTGGGGAGGAGATTGAGGGTTTGAGTTCGAGTATCTGCTGGGCCTGAGGTCCATCGTTTCTAGTGGAGTCGAATCATTGACCGAACACGTGGCTATTCCACAATCAATGTTCCGGAGTAGTAGCGTTTTTGTACTAgtacaaaaaattattcaatatttagaaagaaaaaatttattttatgaataatataaaaccaaaatatcttaaatctaattttttttaaatacattttatttataattttttacaaattaaaaattaatgattacttgaatattcattaatttaaatatagaatatctaattattatttttattaatttaattatatcttatgCTTTTAAAAGATGGAactcattttttgaatttgtattttaatttatcttttaataaaataaaccaattaatatatttaagtatatcaaaataatatatatatatatatatatatatatatattaaatttttcacatttattgattaaaaaaaaaatctaacccTATTGTTACATAACATGACAAAGACTATATGTTTTAATATGTCAAAATAagtattattgattttaattattatgtatcatttatttaatgttttaatatcctataataaattaaataatatcatattGTGGACCTCGTATTTTGCACGATACGTTCCCATTCGATGacaaactcattttttatttatttgtggaaatttatgatttttaaaaaaaaaaaaacttagagtcGCCATgtatttttattggaaaacaaaataagaaagaaaaccaaagtCTGTACGGGGGTCTGATTACTTATTGAGAAAATACGATAAATACCATAATAcctctctaagtccctaaaaacagGTATTTACTAAAAAGGGTGAAGCAAGTGTGACAATTAACTAGAAAATCAATAATATCAATCGTACCTTAGTAGTAAATAATAATGCGCTATTATGTGAACAAAGTTagttcaagtataaaattatcacattcatataaaacatcaagacaaatatcaaacaatattcattaagcataacgGTTGACAACTAGTGGGGCCCCCATCAAAGCCCAATTcattttacatgaattaatcccTCAAATTCCATTGttctgaaattatgaaaattatctttctgcttattaaaaaaaatcaaggaaaacaaaatattatttgaaaattaaagggaatttgtgaattaaaaatatttgaaaatggagtggaattaaaactatttgaaagaaaattagagttttgaaatattgaaattttaagaaaaatatttggaaatgggagttctgaaaattgaaattttgaaaatattatttgaaaatgaaagttttgaaaaattaaaagaaaattaaagttgaaaaaaaattaaagttatgaaaattaaactaaaaaaatggagttttgaaaattaaattaaactttgaacattaaagttttgaaaattaaatttaaaaattggaattttggaaaattatttgaaaatgaaagttttgaaaattaaatttaaaaaatgggaatcttggaaaattatttggaaatgggagttttgaaaattaaatttaagaattggagttttgaaaataaaatatttaaaaaattaaatttggaaattggtactttgaaaaattatttgagaatgaaagttttgaaaatcaaatttgaaaataattaaagttttgaaagttaaagttttgaaaattaaacttaaaaattggagttttgaaaaattaaattaaaaagaaaaagtttcaaaaattcatttgaaaatgaaagtttgaaaaattaaatttaaaactaattaaagtTTGGAAGGTTAAAgtcttaaaaattaaacttaaaaatttgagttttgaaaaattaaattaaaaaaaatagagttttagaaatttatttgaaaacggaatctttaaaaaaataaatttggaaattgaaacttTAGATAATTGAACTTTGATATCAaactatcaagaaaaaaaaaaaaaaagagtttgtgGTGATCCTCATGTGCAAATTTCATTTCTCCACGTGCTAACCTTATTTTCAACTTTATTATGAGTGGCaacaaacccattttccatCAACCCACCTCATAAAAAGAATCGGAGTCAAATCTCACGTCATGTAAAGACATTTCCttaaagaaatttgaatttgacacatcataattcttcattttttccaataaaaaaaaacacacacagaACCTCCCCAAATTTCAGCAAAGATGAGAGAAACAGAGATTGTAAGTTCAAATGATAAGAAGATTCAACAATTGACCAACACTTGATTTAACACaatccccattttttttttcaaacgaAATCACACAGAAAACCTTCCAAATTCCACTGACATTATGAGACAAAAGAAGAATCTTAAGTTTCAAACTCAGGCTATTTAGctaagaagaatgaagaagtgCTTGAActtttaagcaaaaagcaaaatATATAGCAATGCGAACCCAATGAATCACTGATTTCAAACAAGAATTAGTAAGTCCCGTGGAAACTAAGAATAATTTTTCTGGTTTAAAGTAAAATCATCCAAAAGAGAATTGACCCATTTGAATACATCAAAAACCCATTTGACTATGTTGACGTGAACCTTTCCCTTACCCATTATGAATTTTTAGCAGAGAAAACTAACATCTAGAAGCAGATATAAGAAGAGAAAATCTATCACCTGGAAGactcctctctctttctcccgGTGCTCTTTCTCTCTCAGATCATCAAGCTCAGTGTCAATCCAAATGCCAAGCTCACGGCCACCTTCTTCATCGACCACAACCTTTCCACTCCATTCACATTGTTCGCAGCTGGCCTGGTGAGATTTCGTCCGAGATCAATCCAAGCGCCTCTGCTAGTGGTGGAGAGGCGAGAGGAACCGGTGGAGGGGTTGCAGGTGGCGGAGTGGCTGGTGGAGTGATTGGTGGAAGAGTAACCGGTGGTGGAGTTGTTGGTGGAGGGGTTGCTGTAAAGCTCCCctgttttttctctcaaaacgtccccttttaaaaaaaaaattgttttttctctCAATCCCCGCTCTCCGGTTTTTTTCTAAGCTCACCCATATTTATTGCTGTCTATCTTTCTCTCAATCTCATGCTCAGTCCCCTCCCCACAAAACTCCTCATTCTCTATAAGTATCTCTCCATTTCTGTCCAACTACTCTGCTCCATGTTAAACCAAAGGTCTCCATCCCAACCACCACCATAGCAAGGTGGCGGTGTCCTTGGCCATGTGTCCCATGCAGCTTGGCTCCTTCGGAAATCGGCTCCCACTCCAAAAACAAGCTGACAGCTCTTCTAGAGGGTGATATGAAAATACCCCTTGGTCCAAGAGGGGTCTACAcatatcaaaatatgaaatattaaaaaaaaaaaagtaattaaaaatatcccATCATATAATAGTATAGATGATTCAtctaaattgattaaatttggTACAATAGTAATGATAAATGATTTCAAGGAAAAGAGGAATGTAGTGGCATAATGATTttcataaaggaaaatgataaatgaagataaaaattagtatatgaaattattaaacttgataataatatatgaatctttttaaataattacttaAGAGGgtgattgtttttttcttttattttattttttgcttaaaACAATTTACTTTCGGACTTTagatcaattatttttctattttttcaagacttattataaactttttgtcGTACAAAAAAAACttggttttttctaaataaaaaaagtaacgtgttagttttttttttaatacttaataaaaataaaatattacaaaaataaaacaatgtaCCTAATACTATAAAgtattaaaattctatttagaactaagtaaaaaagaaaacaaatactACCTTACTCTCCACTTAAGATTTAAAGTTGTTGTCTCAATCAAAAAGTCTTAAGTAAACctaaaaaagtttatttgatgGCAAGTTAAAGTGATTGAAAGGTTAAAGTggattcatattttttttatatgaactaaaatgtttaaattgatgttttggaaaaataagagGGGTTGGAGCGATGGTTAATGCCCTCAATCGGTCATTCAAAATCTgttaaaatatgacaaaatttgtttttgaaaattcacggagttttatttttagaaaattctaTAAATCTTAGTTTGTAACCTTATATAAACCCTAGCCGAACACCTTGAAAAAATCAACGAACTTGTTCTATCATTCctaatctttttaaaaagaattcatATGGTTGAATTTTAGATTTGTTGGAAACAACTGCATCTCCTTACATCTCAGAGGAACCCATTAGAGTATTGGAGATGTTGTATTGTGGACCTAGATCAAAGTACAACTTATAAGTATTAGAAAATAAGTTAGCAAAACAATCAGGTAAATTTATATACTTTAATCTCAAATAAGGGATTGTAAATTACTGATATTagatttcaatgtttttaaaGTGAATACGATCCATTCAATAATATCcacttgtttaataaataatttaaatttgattatttattaattgaaataattCATAGATACAATAAGATTCTAATGCACTAAGCCTATTATAACATAACTATgacatatttaaaattgtaaatttataaatatattattttaaaatattttttaatagtagtttaactttcaagttttaatttttttaatcataatatagaaaaacaataatttctaGTTGttcacttgttttatttttaaaaagttagaaACAAAATCTGGAATGGTTATGTGGTATAATTGATCCTGGTAATTCTTTAATCCAAACTACAGAATTATTGGCGGAACAGGACAAATTTGCCAGTTGTTCCAATTGTATTTTGACGCGTCAAGAGTTTGTGTTTCTGAGTCCCAAACTTGGACACATACCCGATGACGCCGCCGTCGAGGAATCATCAAAGTCAAATAATCACATCTTGCCCATTAATTTACCATTATACCCGTCCCAGGCCCTACTAGTCTGGGTCATTCTCCACATTTGCAGTGGCATTTTAGTGAAAGTGAAAACGCCTCTCTCTCCAGGCCAAATCTTCGGTCCCTAAATCCCCTCTGTCCGTGACCGTAGCCGCTACTCCTTCGCCGTCTCCAACGGTTAAACAACGATGCAGTCGTCGAAAATGCGCCGCAAAGTGGCCCCGGCGGCCGCCGACGGCGACTCCTCTGAGAAGTTTGATCAACTTCTCCTCTCTTCCGCCATCTGCAACAATGAAGATCTCGGTCCCTTCGTTCGCAAAGCCTTCACCTCTGGCAAGCCGGAGACGCTGCTTCACCACCTACGCCACTTCGCCCGATCCAAAGAGTCGGAAATCGAAGAGGTCTGCAAAGCGCACTACCAAGACTTCATCATGGCCGTGGACGACCTCCGATCTCTCCTCTCCGATGTTGATTCCCTCAAATCATCACTCTCTAATTCCAACATCAAACTACAGTCCGTCGCCGGGCCTCTTCTTTCGTCGCTTGACGCCTTCGTGGAGGCTCGAAACATTAGCCAGAACGTGAGCCTCGCGCTTGAGTCGGTTCGTAAGTGCGTGAAATTGGCGGATCTTTGCTCCAGAGCCAATCTTCATTTGTCGAATAACAATTTCTACATGGCTTTGAAGTGTGTTGATTCGATTGAGGGTGAATTCATTGACAAAACTCCGTCGTCGACGCTGCGGAAAATGCTAGAGAAGCAGATCCCGGAGATTCGATCGTATATCGAGAGGAAGATCAATAAGGAGTTTGGGGATTGGCTTGTGGAGATTCGAATAGTGAGTAGGAATCTTGGGCAATTGGCGATTGGACAAGCGTCATCTGCAAGGCAGCGAGAGGAGGAGCTTCGCATCAAACAACGGCAAGCCGAGGAACAGACTCGACTTAGTTTAAGAGACTGTGTTTATGctttggaagaagaagatgacGATGATGGACTCGGTGATCAAGGTAAGGATGGCTATAACAATGGTAGTAGTGGTGTGCTAGGGTTTGATTTGACTTCTCTATATAGGGCTTATCATATACACCAAACCCTAGGGCTTGAAGATCGGTTCAGACAGTACTATTTTGAGAATCGCAAACTTCAATTGACTTCGGACTTTCAGGTGTCCTCAATGACACCTTTTCTCGAATCTCATCAGACATTTTTTGCGCAAATTGCTGGTTTCTTTATAGTAGAAGATCGAGTTCTTAGGACTAGTGGaggtttaattttgaaaatggatgTAGAGAATTTGTGGGAAACTGCTGTTAGCAAAATGTGTTCTGTATTAGAGGATCAGTTTTCGAGAATGCAAACTGCAAATCATCTTTTGTTGATAAAGGACTATGTGAGTTTGCTTGGAGTTACACTGCGGCGGTATGGGTACCCAGTTGATCCTTTGCTAGATGTTTTAAGCAAGCACCGGGACAAGTACCATGAGTTGTTGTTATCTGATTGTCGTAAGCAGATTGGAGAAGTGCTTGCAGCTGACAAGTTTGAACAGATGTTAATGAAAAAAGAGTATGAGTATTCAATGAATGTACTTTCATTTCAGTTACAAACATCAGATATAACACCAGCATTTCCTTTTGTTGCCCCATTTTCATCTACGGTGCCAGATTGTTGCCGCATCGTGCGGTCATTTATTGAGGATTCTGTGAGCTTCATGTCATATGGCGGGCAGCTAGAATTCTATGATGTTGTGAAGAAGTATTTGGATAGGCTGTTGAATGAGGTTCTGGATGGAGCTCTGTTAAAGCTTATCAATACATCAATTCACGGTGTCTCCCAGGCAATGCAGGTTGCAGCAAATATGGTTGTACTAGAGCGTGCTTGTGATTTCTTCTTTCGTCATGCTGCACAGCTTTCGGGCATTCCTCTGAGAATGGCAGAAAGGGGTAGGAGACAGTTTCCACTGAACAATGCCCGTGATGCAGCGGAAGAGATGCTTTCTGGGTTGCTGAAGGCAAAGGTTGATGGGTTCATGACATTGATTGAAAATGTGAACTGGATGGCTGATGAGCCTCCACAGAGTGGAAATGAATTTGTGAATGAGGTGATTATATATTTGGAAACTTTAGTTTCAACCGCTCAGCAGATACTCCCAGCTAAGGTTCTTAAAAGAGTTTTACAAGATGTTCTTTCTCACATATCAGAAAAGATTGTTGGGACTCTCCTTGGGGATTCCGTTAAGAGGTTCAATGTAAATGCAGTTATGGGGATTGATGTTGATATTCGGTTGTTAGAATCATTTGCAGACAATCAAGCTTCACTTCTGTCAGAAGCAGATGCTAATCAGTTGAAAACTGCTCTTTCTGAGGGAAGGCAATTGATTAATTTGCTACTGAGCAACCACCCAGAGAATTTTCTGAATCCTGTAATCAGGGAGAGGAGTTATAATGCTTTGGACTACAGGAAAGTTATCGCAATTTCAGAGAAGTTAAGAGATCCTTCAGACAGGCTATTTGGAACCTTTGGAGGGAGGGGACTCAAGCAGAACCCCAAAAAGAAGTCTTtggatatattgataaaaagactCAGGGATGTGAGCTGATTCAATATCAAGCTATAGGTACAGTTTGGTTTACTTTCCCCCTACCTCTTATTCGTGATTGGCATTGTGTCGTAGTGGTTCATTGCTAACTTTGGTTGCTTGCTGATAAGCCCTACCAgttcttttttaattatgttgtgCGATGTGCATATTTCATTTTGTATGTATTACTCGTATTTACGCATTGGTTGTACTAAATTCTTTGTAGCCATATGATGGAATTTTCtgttattttaacttttatatccTTCAGTAGATatagtataaaatataaatgcaATTATGCAATTCTATGCACTTGTGCATTGGATGGTAGGTGTCCAGGAGTGGGATTGGCTGTAATGACTGTAATCTATACAGTTGCCATCCTATTGCATGTTTAAGTTTGCATGTGTGAGTAAGAGAGTGAGTTGGACACTGGTATTGACTATATTCTCTACAGATGCCTTCCTGTTGCATGTTTAAGCTTACATATGCCTTACATTAGGCCTTCTGAGTGTGAGTGAGAGACTAGAACTACTACTAATGGGTAATAAGACATGAAAATTCTAACTGAAGTATGAATTCCAATTGTAATGTAGGTAATGAGTTGGTTTGATGCTTGTTTAGGGTGCAAATAGAAGATGATTGTTGAAATGACATGGATGGAAGTAGCATAACAAGATTCAAAAGTTTCTTGTTGTTGGTTGAAGATTTAGGTTTCTTTTGATGGGTTGCAACAGTGAAGTTGGATTGGTGTTGAACATAGATGGAGCAAGGCTCCTTGGGTGATGGGTTGGGAACTTTGTTAGTAGTTCATAAAAGCCTTTTCATCATTTCCATATATGAGGTTCACATTGAAGTTAGTGGGACCCACTATTTCATTAATCAGATATGCATTCTATAAAATTGCAAAATAATCGTCAGTACTTGGCTAAGAGAATTGAATGATATGACTTTCCATTTGCTTTTCATAAACCTTGATATGTGCAATGTTGTGATCATAGCTCTTGGGGAGCCTTTGGTTTATTTGCTGAAGACCCTTTTGTGTCATCTTGTTGCAATGATGTGGACCATTCCTAACCAGCAAATCATGTGCCTTTCTAACACTGATTAAGTTGGCAATCTCATTGCAAAGCTCCATATTCTTGACCATagtcagagagagagagagagagagagagagagagggatagAAAATTCTGAATAAAAGTCCTAAagctgtttttttctttattaggaTGATGGTGGGAAGTACCAGAATCGAGCTTGACGCCTAGCTTAAGCGGCAAGTCCTTGGGCTGGAGATGAGGGAGTTTTCAGGTTCATTTCCATCTAACTGGAAGgcaaaaaactaataataaattagATGAAAAAGGATGGGGAAAGAACATTTACTTCTCAATGAAATGACGGAAATTTTCAGGATTGAAGCCCTAGGTGGCAGTGATGGAAGAGAAGTGTTGTGCCCCATATTGTCATTTTCCTCTTTTGATCATGATCGGACACTGGCCTTCTTGGCAGATTTATGGTTTTATGCACATTTGCTACATTCTTCATTATAATTTGTTTTACACTgccattttctttaataagtgAGGCTGCTGGTTGAGCTacacaatgatttttttagCCTACTGAGATCCATTCTTGGTGTTGTTCAGCATGTGAAGAAAGTATGAAGATTGATCGATGGGAAAGATTATGTATTCTATTATTTCatgattttatgaattttgcTAAGatacttttctctttttaatttttgtgagGGAACTGTTCTTTACACAAAGTTTTTGTTATCACATCTCGTATGGACTCATTAGCTAGAAGTAAAAGCAGTAGATGCTGCTAAATTGTTAGTGAAGAAGGTGATACACTTATTCTGTATGGATTTATTTCAAACACTCTGAGAACTGCTGATGCAATCTAATTGATTGGGGTACAAAGTAATGAGATCTCGTAGATGGTATAAACAAATGCAGACATGATATCATctaattgatgatattttttCAATAGATGTCGAAAAAGTATATTTCAATGCTATACCACTGAAAAGTATGCTTTGAACAATACTAGGAAGAGTCCCTATATAGATTGATGGGTTTATTCCCTTATGAGAACCTGGCATCCCCTTAATCAGCAATCTACCCACAGACCAGCATCGCCTCATCTTAGACATTATATCGTCAAGTCTTCTTGGAGTTCAGTACTTGTTTTCGAATGCCTTGCCCAAGAACGCTTCAGCTGTTCTTGTTTTCTTTGCGGATTACTCCACTGGAATAAGTCGAGTTTCTAAGGTACGCACTGATTGAAAAACTGCCGAATATATGGTCGATTTTCATACCACTAACTTCACATGTTATTATAATCGaattaaaagcaaaaatttgaatattatctaattattaaaaaggTAACAtgttaataatcatttttttatttaataatcaaattgaattAAGTCTGatatttattgtaaaataagtaaaatatatgttaaataatttaaatttataagtaaattaagcaataaaattattaaatgagtcaatttgaatcaaatttgtATTATGCAAGTCagattaaaatattatcaatttatttaacgAATTAGGTTACTTTGTCATCTTAACTTAAAACTGTATTCTAAacaaatgtttttacaaaaaaaataaaaggtaattttaataatataaaaatatttacataaattcAACATcgcctttttaaaaaatttccctTTTGGATAGGAATAGATCTTTAGATTAAATCAGATTTGATGATATGGATTCGAATTACTAGAATGGTAAAGATTCTTTCCAAGGCATAATGAGCTATACTCTGGACAAAGCTGATCCATAATGATATTCAACCCAATTGAATTGGACATTCTTAATTAAAAGCAAAAtaattctctctcttttttcctaatttatttaaacaaatagtAGGaacattttgtaaatttaatatttctaagTATCAATTGCCAAAAATTTTCTACCCAACAATGTCTCCCCTACAAATGACATTGGGCCTAACTTTAATCACCTATTATCAAGTGGTTTCATGGCATGCACACATTTGATCTCTTGTTTAATCATCACAAAGTAACTTATGGTgctaatgaatttaaaatttgtacCCCACTTTACACTGCAAGCTCCCtcaaaagaatattttgaaagttttgGACATATTAAAATATGTCTTGGCATCTACAATTGATATCCTTATTCAATGAATTTCACTTTAAGAAAGAGTATTGTCAACAGTagagtatatttttttttattctattttgtcTTTGATACCAttggattatttatttatctttttggtaattttgtgatcttataaaattgttttagatGCTTGTTGtataatttatgagatttttaataaattagatGTAATTTGTGCTGTATTTGTAAGATCTCATCATTTGtcaaactcaatttttttcatgatagAAGGATCAAAAAGTTGAATCATTTGACTATTAGCTTATTGATGATTTGGGTCCaccaaaatttttgttattcACATTGgtgttattatttgtttttttatatgttttatttttaaaaagtaagaaaatatatatatatatatatataaaataagactCTCCTTGCTAATGAAATTGTactttttattccattttgaatttgatgggatttgttttttgtttttttaatttaatactcTTACAAAATTTAATCGATGTTATTTGTATAAATCATGATATTTTTAGTAAGCTAGATGTGATATGTGTCATCATTTGTTAAACTTGAATTTACTAACGTTAAAAGAGTTAAAACCTCTGAACTAtcaaatttgattattaatCTAATGATAGTTTAGgtccatcaattttttttgttatctataatggtaattattattttacttgatacaaaaaaaataagaaaatcaatatttgatgataagaaaaaaaaattatgtacaaataaaaatatattttagcatctaaaatatagttttcactttttaacttcaataatttgaataaatctTTTATCAATAGTGATAAAAATCTTTgaccaataataataaagatatattttttattctattttgacTTGATtcgatt
Above is a genomic segment from Vitis riparia cultivar Riparia Gloire de Montpellier isolate 1030 chromosome 7, EGFV_Vit.rip_1.0, whole genome shotgun sequence containing:
- the LOC117918019 gene encoding exocyst complex component SEC15B yields the protein MQSSKMRRKVAPAAADGDSSEKFDQLLLSSAICNNEDLGPFVRKAFTSGKPETLLHHLRHFARSKESEIEEVCKAHYQDFIMAVDDLRSLLSDVDSLKSSLSNSNIKLQSVAGPLLSSLDAFVEARNISQNVSLALESVRKCVKLADLCSRANLHLSNNNFYMALKCVDSIEGEFIDKTPSSTLRKMLEKQIPEIRSYIERKINKEFGDWLVEIRIVSRNLGQLAIGQASSARQREEELRIKQRQAEEQTRLSLRDCVYALEEEDDDDGLGDQGKDGYNNGSSGVLGFDLTSLYRAYHIHQTLGLEDRFRQYYFENRKLQLTSDFQVSSMTPFLESHQTFFAQIAGFFIVEDRVLRTSGGLILKMDVENLWETAVSKMCSVLEDQFSRMQTANHLLLIKDYVSLLGVTLRRYGYPVDPLLDVLSKHRDKYHELLLSDCRKQIGEVLAADKFEQMLMKKEYEYSMNVLSFQLQTSDITPAFPFVAPFSSTVPDCCRIVRSFIEDSVSFMSYGGQLEFYDVVKKYLDRLLNEVLDGALLKLINTSIHGVSQAMQVAANMVVLERACDFFFRHAAQLSGIPLRMAERGRRQFPLNNARDAAEEMLSGLLKAKVDGFMTLIENVNWMADEPPQSGNEFVNEVIIYLETLVSTAQQILPAKVLKRVLQDVLSHISEKIVGTLLGDSVKRFNVNAVMGIDVDIRLLESFADNQASLLSEADANQLKTALSEGRQLINLLLSNHPENFLNPVIRERSYNALDYRKVIAISEKLRDPSDRLFGTFGGRGLKQNPKKKSLDILIKRLRDVS